The region CCACGGTCGCGGAAGTTTTCGGCAATGGCGGTGGCGTAGTGGGCGCCTTGCATGCGAACCAGCGGCGGCGCGTCAGCGGGCGCGGCCACCACGACCGAGCGGTGCAGGCCTTCATTGCCCAGAATGTCTTCGATGAATTCCTTCACTTCGCGGCCGCGCTCGCCGATCAGGCCGACCACGATCACATCGGCCTGCGTGAAGCGGGCCATCATGCCCAGCAGCACCGATTTACCGACGCCGGTGCCGGCGAACAGGCCCAGGCGCTGGCCGCGGCCGACGGTGAGCATGCTGTTGATGGCGCGCACGCCGGTGTCCAGCGGTGTGCGCACCGGGTCGCGGTCCATCGCATTGATGGGGCGGCGCACCATCGGTTCGGCATGCACATCGTGGAGTGGGCCGCGGCGGTCCAGGGGATGGCCGTGCGAATCCACCACCCGGCCCAGCAGGCCTTCGCCCATGGGCAGATGCAGGCCGCGGTCTTCGCCACGGCGCCAGGGGTGCAGGGGCATGCCCAGTTGCGGGGCGATCAGGGGCAGGGCGCGTGGCAGCACCATGGCGCCGCTGGACAGGCCTTGAATCTCATCGGTCGGCATCAGATAGGCGCGATCGCCCGAGAAGCCCACCACCTCGGCATTCACCGGGCGCAGGCCGCGCTGGGGGTTGGCGCCCGAGCTGGGCATTTGAATTTCGCAAACCGAGCCCACCGGCACTTTCACGCCAGTTGCTTCCAGCACCAAGCCGGCCACACGCACCAGCTTGCCTTGCGACTCCAGCGGCACCGGGTTGCCGGCAAAGGCTTGCATGTCTTGCAGATATTGCTGCCAGCGGCCCGGGCGGGTGCTGTAGCGCTCCGGGCCCGGCTCGGCATCGCCTTGGCCGGT is a window of Paucibacter sp. KCTC 42545 DNA encoding:
- the fliI gene encoding flagellar protein export ATPase FliI; its protein translation is MQAFAGNPVPLESQGKLVRVAGLVLEATGVKVPVGSVCEIQMPSSGANPQRGLRPVNAEVVGFSGDRAYLMPTDEIQGLSSGAMVLPRALPLIAPQLGMPLHPWRRGEDRGLHLPMGEGLLGRVVDSHGHPLDRRGPLHDVHAEPMVRRPINAMDRDPVRTPLDTGVRAINSMLTVGRGQRLGLFAGTGVGKSVLLGMMARFTQADVIVVGLIGERGREVKEFIEDILGNEGLHRSVVVAAPADAPPLVRMQGAHYATAIAENFRDRGQHVLLLMDSLTRYAMAQREIALAIGEPPATKGYPPSCFAKLPQLVERSGNGLPGEGSITAFYTVLSEGDDQQDPIADAARGILDGHIVLSRELAEAGHYPAIDIERSISRVMTNVAPQAHIEAARRCRQLLAKYNKARDLIQLGAYVPGNDFELDLAVRSHPDINRLLQQDMHSPASLADSVRQLTSVVKDA